From the Halalkalicoccus sp. CGA53 genome, one window contains:
- a CDS encoding CDP-alcohol phosphatidyltransferase family protein, whose translation MSDLRVRSIRSLRLRWGLLALATTGGIAAVYVGIAPFLSDDHAGRWLVGTGAVLAVELGLLWYFIPRNHGDGEALAPSFGPATLVTLLRGVFVACLAGFLLVPWLEGPLAWAPVSLYAAAATLDAVDGALARATDRATVLGARLDTEIDALGVLLAVSLAVGYGQLPLPFLAIGFARYVFVVGSWFRRLRGLPVYDLPSRRIGRTLAGLQMAVLAVALLPVVSPSVATLLATLVAVPFLAGFLRDWLHHAGHLGRAEHR comes from the coding sequence ATGAGCGACCTCCGGGTGCGCTCGATCCGCTCGCTTCGGCTCCGGTGGGGGCTCCTCGCGCTCGCGACCACGGGGGGGATCGCGGCGGTCTACGTCGGGATCGCACCGTTTCTCTCGGACGACCACGCCGGTCGCTGGCTGGTCGGCACGGGGGCGGTCCTCGCGGTCGAACTCGGGCTCCTCTGGTACTTCATCCCGCGAAACCACGGCGACGGGGAGGCCCTCGCACCCTCGTTCGGGCCGGCCACGCTCGTCACACTCCTCAGGGGGGTGTTCGTCGCCTGTCTCGCCGGTTTCCTGCTCGTGCCGTGGCTCGAGGGCCCACTCGCCTGGGCTCCGGTCTCCCTCTACGCGGCCGCGGCCACGCTCGACGCCGTCGACGGCGCGCTCGCCCGGGCGACCGACCGGGCGACGGTTCTCGGCGCGCGCCTCGACACCGAGATCGACGCGCTCGGGGTTCTGCTCGCGGTCTCGCTCGCGGTCGGCTACGGCCAGCTCCCGCTCCCCTTCCTCGCGATCGGATTCGCCCGCTACGTCTTCGTCGTCGGGTCGTGGTTCCGCCGGCTGCGAGGGCTCCCGGTCTACGACCTCCCGTCCCGGCGGATCGGCCGAACGCTCGCGGGCCTCCAGATGGCCGTCCTCGCCGTGGCGCTCCTGCCCGTGGTTTCGCCGTCGGTCGCGACGCTCCTCGCCACGCTCGTCGCGGTCCCGTTCCTCGCGGGCTTTCTCCGCGACTGGCTTCACCACGCCGGTCACCTGGGCCGTGCGGAACACCGATGA
- a CDS encoding zinc-binding dehydrogenase produces MSRRLLRFVGPGEIEIDTEPIPTPDPGEVLVETACSGISPGTELMLFRGEAPTDLPADETIAALSGDLSYPTTYGYACVGRVSEVGGGVAEEWLDRRVFAFQPHASHFTASPDELVPIGDYSPDRATLLPHVETALSICMDARPTIGERAGVFGQGLIGLLTTQMLAAHPLAELSTVDGSEDRRERSLALGADRSVGSEELLSELDCAIELSGNPAALDSAIGATGYGGRVIVGSWYGAKRVDLDLGGRFHRSRISIESSQVSTIAPRLRGRWDTDRRLSIATAWLSRVDPDTFLTHQFSVEEATEAFRLLDRREAVGVVLTY; encoded by the coding sequence GTGTCCCGGAGGCTGCTTCGATTCGTCGGGCCGGGAGAGATCGAGATCGACACCGAACCGATCCCGACACCCGACCCGGGGGAAGTCCTCGTCGAGACGGCCTGCTCCGGGATCAGCCCCGGCACCGAACTCATGCTCTTTCGCGGCGAGGCTCCGACCGACCTCCCGGCGGACGAGACGATCGCCGCGCTCTCCGGGGACCTCTCGTACCCGACCACCTACGGCTACGCCTGCGTCGGCCGCGTGAGCGAGGTCGGAGGGGGGGTCGCGGAGGAGTGGCTCGACCGCCGAGTCTTCGCCTTCCAGCCCCACGCGAGTCACTTCACCGCCTCGCCCGACGAGCTCGTCCCGATCGGGGACTACTCCCCCGATCGGGCAACGCTCCTCCCCCACGTCGAGACGGCGCTCTCGATCTGTATGGACGCCAGGCCGACGATCGGCGAACGAGCGGGGGTGTTCGGCCAGGGGCTGATCGGCCTGCTCACGACGCAGATGCTCGCTGCCCACCCGCTCGCCGAACTCTCGACGGTCGACGGCTCCGAGGACCGACGCGAGCGTTCGCTCGCGCTCGGCGCCGATCGCTCGGTCGGCTCTGAAGAACTCCTCTCGGAACTCGACTGTGCGATCGAGCTCTCCGGGAACCCCGCGGCACTCGACTCGGCGATCGGCGCGACGGGCTACGGTGGACGGGTGATCGTCGGCTCGTGGTACGGCGCAAAGCGCGTGGACCTCGACCTCGGCGGGCGGTTCCACCGCAGCCGGATCTCGATCGAGTCGAGTCAGGTGAGCACCATCGCCCCCCGTCTCCGGGGACGGTGGGACACCGACCGCCGGCTCTCGATCGCGACGGCGTGGCTCTCGCGGGTCGATCCCGACACGTTTCTCACCCACCAGTTCTCCGTGGAGGAGGCGACCGAGGCCTTCCGACTGCTCGACCGACGCGAGGCCGTCGGGGTGGTCCTCACCTACTGA
- a CDS encoding 6-pyruvoyl trahydropterin synthase family protein: MYAVAVETEFVAQHFLTVPDCDPENERHSHHYGLDVAFEGSELDDRGYLLDIEWIEEELERIESRYRDETLNDLPEFEGLNPSVEHFSRVVAESVAESIPTGRLDAITVTVSEDDVARAAYTHSP; the protein is encoded by the coding sequence ATGTACGCCGTCGCCGTCGAGACGGAGTTCGTCGCACAGCACTTCCTCACGGTGCCCGACTGCGACCCCGAGAACGAGCGCCACTCTCACCACTACGGACTCGACGTCGCCTTCGAGGGGAGCGAACTCGACGACCGCGGCTACCTACTCGACATCGAGTGGATCGAAGAGGAGCTAGAGCGGATCGAGTCGCGCTACCGCGACGAGACGCTCAACGACCTCCCCGAGTTCGAGGGGCTCAACCCGAGCGTCGAGCACTTCTCGCGGGTCGTCGCCGAGTCGGTCGCCGAGTCGATCCCGACCGGCCGACTGGACGCGATCACCGTCACCGTGAGCGAGGACGACGTCGCCCGAGCGGCCTACACGCACTCTCCCTGA
- a CDS encoding glycosyltransferase family 4 protein, protein MRIGFVIYGDIDARSGGFLYDREIVDRFRARGECEVLSLPWRETASRALADDLRSLLRDRDEEFDVFLQDELAHRSLSLSNRWLDTPTVALVHMLRWPTCSGANRRLARSVERRYLASVNGFVFNSRATRRAVESVTDPSPSVVAYPAGDRFGVETDAETVRSRAIEGPLRVVFLGNVIRRKGLDTLLEALARLEPPWRLTVVGDLGAEPGYTHDIRDLIGRLGIRDSVALAGGISDEALADVLRENHVIALPSRYEPFGIALLEGMSAGLVPLATTAGGPPEFVSHGESGLLVQPGSPETIAMALEALAADRERLATMGVAARERAARHPSWDETADRVHGLLRRVIR, encoded by the coding sequence ATGCGGATCGGTTTCGTGATCTACGGCGACATCGACGCCAGATCGGGTGGGTTCCTCTACGACCGCGAGATAGTCGACCGGTTCAGAGCGCGCGGCGAGTGCGAGGTGCTCTCGCTGCCCTGGCGGGAAACGGCGTCGAGAGCGCTCGCGGACGACCTCCGGTCGCTGCTTCGCGACCGGGACGAGGAGTTCGACGTCTTCCTCCAGGACGAACTCGCCCACCGCTCGCTCTCGCTTTCGAACCGCTGGCTCGACACCCCGACGGTCGCGCTCGTCCACATGCTCCGCTGGCCGACGTGTTCGGGAGCGAACCGACGCCTCGCGCGGTCGGTCGAACGGCGATATCTCGCCAGCGTGAACGGCTTCGTCTTCAACAGCCGAGCCACGAGAAGAGCAGTCGAGAGCGTAACCGACCCATCGCCGAGCGTCGTCGCCTATCCGGCGGGCGATCGGTTCGGCGTCGAAACCGACGCCGAGACGGTCCGCTCCAGAGCGATCGAGGGCCCACTCCGGGTGGTCTTCCTCGGGAACGTGATCCGGAGGAAGGGGCTCGATACGCTCCTCGAGGCTCTGGCGAGACTGGAACCACCGTGGCGGCTGACCGTCGTCGGCGACCTCGGGGCGGAACCCGGCTACACCCACGATATCCGCGACCTGATCGGACGGCTCGGGATCCGGGACAGCGTCGCACTCGCCGGGGGTATCTCGGACGAAGCGCTCGCCGACGTGCTCCGCGAGAACCACGTCATCGCTCTCCCCTCGCGCTACGAACCGTTCGGGATCGCGCTGCTCGAGGGGATGTCCGCGGGACTGGTACCGCTCGCGACGACCGCCGGTGGGCCGCCGGAGTTCGTCAGCCACGGCGAGAGCGGACTGCTCGTCCAGCCCGGAAGTCCGGAAACGATCGCGATGGCGCTGGAGGCGCTCGCCGCCGACCGCGAACGGCTCGCGACGATGGGCGTCGCCGCCCGCGAACGCGCGGCGCGTCACCCGTCGTGGGACGAGACCGCCGACCGGGTCCACGGCCTGCTCCGACGGGTGATCCGATGA
- a CDS encoding class I SAM-dependent methyltransferase, with protein MTEFSHERYLRAKRTVDDRAIDRRTFDRLRGALSGRESLSIVEIGCGIGTGFTRLVDWGLFPAGSVVEYVGVDRRPGTVARAHRHVTSWAEGAGHEVRTDEDRQVVGTDERSFSVRFLADDARSVLDEATDVDLLVGQAIFDLLDLERALSACRSALRSGGLLYAPITFDGLTAFEPAHPLDERLLKRYHASMDERTGHSETGRRLLTALPTSGMELLAAGGSDWIVFPPYSADEAYFLAHLTEFVRRELVDADPNPEVERWVETRRSQIEREELVLVAHNLDVLGRVR; from the coding sequence ATGACCGAGTTCTCCCACGAGCGCTACCTGCGCGCGAAGCGGACGGTCGACGACCGCGCGATCGACCGCCGGACGTTCGACCGACTTCGGGGTGCGCTATCCGGGAGAGAGAGCCTCTCGATCGTCGAGATCGGCTGCGGGATCGGCACGGGGTTCACGCGACTCGTCGACTGGGGGCTCTTTCCCGCCGGGTCGGTGGTGGAGTACGTGGGCGTCGATCGGCGACCGGGAACGGTCGCCCGGGCGCACAGACACGTCACGTCGTGGGCGGAGGGTGCCGGCCACGAGGTCCGGACCGACGAGGATCGTCAGGTGGTCGGGACCGACGAACGCTCGTTCTCGGTCCGGTTCCTCGCGGACGACGCCCGTTCCGTCCTCGACGAGGCGACCGATGTCGACCTGCTCGTGGGACAGGCGATCTTCGACCTGCTCGACCTCGAGCGTGCGCTCTCGGCCTGCCGGTCGGCGCTCCGTTCGGGTGGACTGCTCTACGCCCCGATCACGTTCGACGGCCTGACGGCGTTCGAACCGGCGCACCCGCTCGACGAGCGGCTACTGAAGAGATACCACGCGAGCATGGACGAGCGTACCGGCCACAGCGAGACCGGGAGACGGCTGCTGACGGCGCTACCCACGTCGGGAATGGAGCTCCTCGCCGCGGGCGGCTCCGACTGGATCGTCTTCCCTCCCTATTCGGCCGACGAGGCGTACTTCCTCGCCCACCTCACGGAGTTCGTCCGACGCGAACTCGTCGACGCCGATCCGAACCCGGAGGTCGAGCGGTGGGTAGAGACGCGTCGCTCGCAGATCGAGCGCGAGGAACTGGTCCTCGTCGCGCACAACCTCGACGTGCTCGGGCGCGTTCGTTAA
- a CDS encoding CopG family transcriptional regulator: MAKRYRLVCEDEVAGRVGSLARRHGLTESEVLSQLVEIGLESCEEPPRHAD; the protein is encoded by the coding sequence ATGGCGAAACGGTACCGCCTCGTCTGCGAGGACGAGGTCGCGGGACGGGTGGGGTCGCTCGCGAGACGGCACGGTCTCACCGAGAGCGAGGTACTCAGTCAGCTCGTCGAGATCGGCCTGGAGAGCTGTGAGGAGCCGCCGCGGCACGCGGATTAA